One window of bacterium genomic DNA carries:
- a CDS encoding DinB family protein has translation MIRTIADFEKWWNNETTATRKILGALTDASLNQSVAKDHRTLGRMAWHIIQTMGEMPTRLGMKIDAPDEHAPVPTSAAAIQQAYDKAATSLLATIKANWKDETLLQEDDMYGSIWTRSFTLFVLIGHEVHHRGQMTVLMRQAGLKIPGIYGPSLEEWGNYGMPTPVV, from the coding sequence CTGATTCGCACAATCGCAGACTTCGAAAAATGGTGGAATAACGAAACAACAGCGACTCGGAAAATTCTTGGGGCACTTACCGACGCCTCGCTAAATCAGTCCGTAGCCAAAGACCACCGCACCTTAGGCCGGATGGCTTGGCATATCATCCAGACTATGGGCGAGATGCCGACCCGCCTTGGCATGAAGATCGACGCACCCGATGAACACGCTCCGGTTCCCACCAGCGCCGCTGCCATCCAGCAGGCGTACGACAAAGCCGCAACCTCGCTCTTGGCGACAATCAAGGCGAACTGGAAAGACGAAACCCTCCTCCAGGAGGATGACATGTACGGCTCAATCTGGACGCGCAGTTTCACCCTCTTTGTCCTGATCGGCCACGAGGTCCATCATCGCGGTCAGATGACAGTATTAATGCGTCAAGCGGGTTTGAAGATTCCGGGAATCTACGGCCCCTCGCTCGAAGAATGGGGCAACTACGGAATGCCCACTCCGGTAGTCTAA